The Bradyrhizobium sp. B097 genome contains the following window.
CAGATTTCGGTGAGGCGCTGATTGATCTGAAGGTAACGGCAATCGGGAGAGAGGTAGGCAAGACCGATCGGTGCAGTGTCATAGATCAGCTGCAGCGCCGGTTGTTTTGGGAACTGAACGTCCTCGACGACGGACGAGCGCATGTCCTTCCCCCCGATGGGTAAGTCTAACGCTTCACGGGTGGCGTGCAATAGCCTCAACTGGGAGCGGTCCAGTGGCAATTCTGTCCAAATTCGGCACGGCGGAAAACGGACCGTCGGCCGCCCGAAGCGCGGCAGCTTCAGATATGCACTGCAACGTGCGGACGAAAACTCTCGACGAAGCGCAGCAGCACCCGCGCGCCGGTGTCGGCGTCGGCGAGCTCAACATGCTCGGCCGGATTGTGGCTGATCCCGCCGCGGCAGCGCACGAAGATCATGCCGATGTCAGCGACGTCGACCATCGCCATGCCGTCATGGCCGGCCCCGCTCGGCAGGTCGAATACGGCATGGCCCTCGGCTGCGACCGCCTCGGCGATCTGCGCTTTCAGCCATGGCGCGCAGGGCACGCTGCGGTTCTCGTGGGTGACGTCGATCTGCAAGGCCAGCTCGCGGCGCTTTGCGATCGCCTCGATCTGCCGCACGATGTCGGCGACGGCGCGCTTGCGATGCATGTCGCTCTGCGAGCGGATGTCCATCGTGAACGACACCTTGCCTGGGATTACGTTGGTGGCACCCGGCATGGCGCTGATGTAGCCGACGGTGCCGACGAGGCCGGCTTCATCGCTCCTGCAGAATTGCTCGATCGCAACGATGCATTCGGCGGCGCCGGTCAGCGCATCGCGCCGCAGCGGCATTGGCACCGTGCCGGCATGGCCGGCGACGCCGGTGAGATTGGCGGCAAGCCGGGTCGCGCCTGAAATCGCGGTGACGACGCCGACCGGCAGCGCCTTCTGTTCCAGCACGGGGCCCTGCTCGATGTGCAGCTCGACATAGCCGAGCAGCTCGCGGCGGGCGCGCGCCGCCTTGCCGATATGATCGGGATCGAGCCCGAAGGCGACCAGCGCATCGCGCATCGACGTGCCGGCGCGATCGCGGGTGTTGAGCACGCTCTCGTCGAACGTGCCGGCCACCGCGCGGCTGCCGAGCAGGGTCGACGCAAAGCGCACGCCCTCCTCGTCGGCAAAGCCCACGATCTCGATCGCGAACGGCAACCGCTTACCGCGCCGGTTCAGATCGGCGACACAGGCGATCGCGGTGATGACGCCGAGCGGACCGTCCCATCTGCCGGCATCGCGCACGGTGTCGTAATGCGAGCCGAGCATCAGGGCCGGCAGGCCCGGCCGCTCGCCCTCGTAGCGGCCGCAGACATTGCCGATCGCATCGAGGTGCGCGCTCATGCCGGCCTCGCGCATCCAGGACAGGATGAGATCGGCCGCCCTGCGATGCTCGTCGGTGAGGAAGACGCGCGCCAGATGCTCGGGCGTCTCCGAGATCGCCGCGAGCTGATCGATCCGCGCCACGATCTCGTCGCCAAGGGAAGATGGATTCGAGGACGATTTCTTCTCGCTCATGCTGTTTCCCATCGGTCCAGCCCGGCGCCTGGGCCCGCTTCACTCGTAGCAGGCCCGGTCCGATTCACCAGCCGGCAAATGGCCCGCCCCCGCCGGGGCTCGCATCGGCCGTCCAGGGGTTAGCGACTGCTTAACGGCATTGCATACAACGACGATCGATCGCTCACCAAATAGGCAATCCGGAATCTGCCGATTCCGAAGGCCGCCCATGTTGATTACTATTCACATTCATATTCAGTCACTTACAGAACCATGACCGCCAAATGTGCTCTGGCACGAAGCTTGCGACACTCCGTCACGCGCCGCTGTTACGGCGGCTGCGACAAGGACAGGCGGGTCGGCCCCGCCGGAGGGAGCAGGCGATGGATTTTGGCAGGATTTCAAGAAGGCATTTATTGCAGGGAAGCGCGGCATTGGCGCTCGGCAGCACGCTCGGCGTTCGCGGCGCGGCGGCAGCGGAAACCACGGTCGGCTTCATCTATGTCGGGTCGCGCGACGACTATGGCTACAACCAGGCCCACGCCCAGGGCGCGGCGGCGCTGAAGAAGCTTCCCGGCATCAAGGTGGTCGAGGAAGAGAAGGTGCCGGAGACCGACGCGGTCGAGAAGACCATCGAGTCCATGATCAATCTCGATGGCGCCACGCTGCTGTTTCCGACCTCGTTCGGCTACTACAACCCACACGTCGTCAAGATGGCGGGCAAGTTTCCGAAGATGCATTTCGAGCATTGCGGCGGCCTGTGGTCCGACAAGGACCCGAAGAACGCCGGCAGCTATTTCGGCTACATCGACGAGGCGCAATATATCTCCGGCATCGTCGCCGGCTATTCGACCAAGAGCGGCAAGCTCGGCTTCGTCGCGGCCAAGCCGATCCCGCAGGTGCTGCGCAACATCAACGCGTTCACGCTCGGCGCCCGGCTCGCCAATCCGAAGGCGACGACGCAGGTGATCTTCACCGGCGACTGGTCGATGCCGGTCAAGGAAGCCGAGGCGACCAACAGCCTGATCGACCAGGACGTCGATGTGCTGACCTGCCATGTCGACGGACCGAAGACGATGGTCGAGAACGCCGCGCGCCGTGGCGCGATGGTATGCGGCTATCACGTCAATCAGTCGCCGCTGGCGCCGAAGGCCTATCTCACCGGCGCCGAGTGGAACTGGGAAGCGCTCTATCCGAAGTTCGTCAAGATGATCACCGCGGGCGAAGCGATCCCGAACTTCTACCGCGGCGGCCTGAAGGAAGAGATTGTCAAGGTCTCGCCCTATGGCGAGATGGTCTCTGCGGAAGCCCGCAAGCATGCCGACGACGTCAAGGCCAAGTTCATGTCCGGCGAGTACGCGATCTTCAAGGGCCCGCTGGTGGACAACAAGGGCAAGACGGTGATCGCTTCCGGCACCGACCGCGGCCAGCAGGATCCCGAGCTCGAAAAGATGGACTATCTGGTCGAGGGCGTGATCGGAGCCACCGCGTGACGACCGAGGCGGCGGAATCGGTGGAAGCGGCCGGCGGCGTCGCTCCGGCCGCCGATCCCGGCTTCCTCCAGCGCTACGGCACGAGCATCGAATACATCCTGATCCCGGGCGCGGCGCTGGTCGGCGCGCTCGCGGTGTTCGGCGGGTTCATCGCGCTTTACGGCAAGAACCCGCTCGACCTCTATTTCTACATGTATTACGGCGCCTTCGGCACCTGGTTCTCCTGGCAGAACACGCTGACCCGCGCAGCACCGCTGATCCTGACCGCGCTGTGCACGGCGCTGCCGGCGCAGCTCGGCATGGTGATCATCGGCGGCGAAGGCGCGCTTCTGATCGGCGCGCTGTCGGCGACGTCAGCGGCGCTGGCGTTGCAGGGCGCAGCACCAATCGTCGTGCAGACCGCGATGGTGATCGCGGGCATGATCGGCGGCGGTCTCTGGATCACGCTGTCCGGCGGCCTCCGGCAATATCGCGGGGTCAACGAGACGATCTCGAGCCTGCTGCTGGTCTATATCGCGCTTGCGATCCTCAACCATCTGGTCGAGGGGCCGATGCGCGATCCGGCGAGCCTCAACAAGCCGTCGACGCGCGAGATCGGCGCCGCCAACATGATCGGCAGCATTCCCGGCACCGATGTGCATTGGGGCCTGGTGTTCGGCCTCGTCGCGGCCGTTGCCGCCTACATCCTGATCTATCACACCACTTTCGGCTTCGCCGCGCGCGTTGCCGGCGGCAACATCCGCGCCGCCAAAATCGTGGGGCTTGGCGTCGGCAAGCTGATCCTGACCGTCTGCTTCCTCGCCGGCAGCAGCGCCGGGCTAGCCGGCATGATCGAGGTCGCGGCTGTGCAGGGCCGCACCAATGCCAACCTCGCCGCGGGCTACGGCTTCACCGGCATCCTGGTCGCATTCCTGGCGCGGCAGAACCCGCTCGCGATCATTCCGGTCGCGATCCTGCTCGGCGGCATCTCGGCCTCCGGCGGCCTGTTGCAGCGGCGGCTCGGCCTGCCTGACGCCTCGGTGCTGGTCTTGCAAGGCATCATCTTCGTGTTCGTGCTGGCAAGCGATGCGCTCTACGGGCGGATCGGCTTCCTGAAGGGAAAGTCCTGACATGGCAGATAGCTCGCTCGGGCTCTGGACCGTCCCGCTCGCCGTGTTCGGCGGCGCCATCCGCGTCTCCACGCCGTTCCTGTTCGTCAGCCTCGGCGAATGCATCACCGAACGAAGTGGCCGCATCAATCTCGGCCTCGAAGGCACGCTGGTGATGGGCGCGATGAGCGCCTACGGCATCTCCTATCTCTCCGGCTCGCCATGGCTTGGCGTGCTCGCGGCGGGGATCACCGGCGCCTTGTTCGGCGCGCTGCATGCCGGTATCTGCTCGCTGCCGCGGGTCAACGACATCGCGGTCGGCATCGCGCTGATGCTGCTCGGCACTGGCCTCGCCTTCTTCCTCGGCAAGCCGCTGATCGAGCCGACGGCGGCAAGGCTGCCGGCGATCGATTTCGGCTGGTGGAGCGACGTGCCGCAGGTGCGCGCGGCGCTGCGCATCAACGTGCTGTTCTTGATCGGCGTTGCCATTGCGCCGCTGCTGTACTGGGCTTTCAGAACCACGCGCTGGGGCCTGTTGATCCGCACCGCCGGCGAAAGCGCGGACGCGGCCCGCGCGATGGGCCATTCCGTGCTGCTGATCCGGTTGCGCGCCACCATGGTCGGCGGCTTCCTCGCCGGCATCGGCGGCTCGTTCCTGTCACTGTTCTATCCCGGCAGCTGGAACGAAGGGCTCTCCTCGGGACAAGGCATCACCGCGGTCGCGCTGGTGATCTTCGCGCGCTGGGACCCGATGCTGTGCCTGTGGGCCTCGCTCGCGTTCGGCGGCGCCGCGGCGCTCGGGCCTGCGCTGCAATCGGTCGGCATCACCTCCGGCTATCATTTGTTCAACGCCGCGCCGTACATCTTAACCCTGGCGATCATGATCATCACCTGCTCGCCGAAGCGCACGCTGACCGGCGCGCCCGCCGAATTGTCCATCACCCGATAGACGAGCGAGATCATTCCATGCCCGAGCGCTTCATCAAATCCGAGCCCTACGCCTGGCCCTACAATGGCGACCTGCGACCGCAGAATACCGCGCTCATCATCATCGACATGCAGACCGATTTCTGCGGCGTCGGCGGCTATGTCGACAAGATTGGCTACGATCTGTCGCTGACGCGGGCGCCGATCGAGCCGATCAAGAAGCTGCTCGCGGTGATGCGCGCGCAGGGTTTTCACATCATCCACACCCGCGAAGGCCACCGCCCTGATTTGGCCGACCTGCCCGCCAACAAGCGCTGGCGCTCGCGCCAGATCGGCGCCGGCATCGGCGATCCCGGCCCGTGCGGCCGCATCCTGGTGCGCGGCGAGCCCGGCTGGGACATCATCCCCGATCTCGCGCCGCTGCCGGGCGAACCGATCATCGACAAGCCCGGCAAGGGCTCGTTCTGCGCCACCGACCTCGAGCTGATGCTGCGGCTGCGCGGCATCGAGAACATCGTGCTGACCGGCATCACCACCGACGTCTGCGTCCACACCACGATGCGCGAGGCCAATGACCGCGGCTTCGAATGCGTGCTGGTCGAGGATTGCTGCGGCGCGACCGACAGGAGCAACCACGACCACGCGCTGAAGATGATCAAGATGCAGGGCGGCGTGTTCGGCGCGGTGGCGAAATCCGCCGACCTGATCGGAGCGCTGTCGTGATCATCGGCGAACCGCCCGCCCCATCAGGCGCGTTCGGCGTCGACGCCATCGCAATGACGATGCGGTTCGGCGACTTCACAGCGCTCGACAATGTCGAGCTCAAGGTGCGTCCCGGCTCGTTCCACGCCTTGCTCGGCGAGAACGGCGCGGGCAAGAGCACGCTCGTGAAATGCATCATGGGCTATTACCACGCCACCGAAGGGGACATCCTGGTCGGCGGCCGCCAGCAGACCATCGCCAATCCCAAGAACGCGCATGCGCTCGGGCTCGGCATGGTCTACCAGCATTTTACGCTGGTGCCGGCGATGACGGTTGCCGAGAACCTGGTGCTGGCGCGCGACGATGTGCCTGCCATGGTCGACTGGCGCAAGGAGAAGAAAGAGCTCGAGGCGTTCCTGGCGCGGATGCCGTTCAAGGTGCCGCTCGATGCAAAGGTCTCCGACATCTCCGCCGGCGAACGGCAGAAATGCGAGATCCTCAAGCAGCTCTATCTGAAGCGCCGCTTCCTGATCCTGGACGAGCCGACCTCGGTGCTGACTCCGGGCGAAGCCGACGAGGTGCTCGGCATGCTGCGCGCGATGGTGGTCGCGGGTGAACTGACCATCCTGATGATCACGCACAAGTTCCGCGAGGTGATGGCGTTTGCCGATGACGTGACGATCCTGCGCCGCGGCAAGCTCGCCGGCACCGGCCGGGTCGCCGATCTCACGCCGGACGAGATGGCCCGCACCATGATCGGCGCCGAGCAGCTGACGGTGCAGCCGCCGCGCACCGGCGAGACCGGCGCGCCCCGGCTCGAGCTCGACAAGCTCACCGCGCTCGACGACGCCGGGGCGATTGCCGTGCACGGCGTGTCGCTGACGGTGAAGAGCGGCGAGATCGTCGGCATCGCCGGCGTCTCCGGCAACGGCCAACGCCAGCTGGTCGAGGTGCTGGCCGGCCAGCGCGAAGCCGAGGGCGGCGCGATCCGCGTCCAGGGCGAGGCCTATGCGGCAAGCCGCGAGGAGATGCGCCGCCACAAGATGTCGCTGCTGCCGGAGGAGCCGCTGAAGAACGCCTGCGTCGGCGGCATGAGTGTCGCCGACAACATCGCGTTCCGCGAGTTCGATCGCGCCCCGTTCGCGCGCGGCGGCTGGTGGCTGAACCGCTCGGCGTTCCGCGAGGACGCCGAGCGCAAGATCAATCGCTACAAGATCAAGACCCGCACGCCGGATACGCCGATCGCGGCACTGTCGGGCGGCAATGTGCAGCGCGCGGTGCTGGCGCGCGAGCTCTCGGGCGACGTCGAGGTGCTGATCGCCGCCAATCCGTGCTTCGGGCTCGACTTTGCCGCGGTGGCGCAGATCCACGCCGAGATCATGGCCGCCCGCAACCGCGGCGCGGCGGTGCTGCTGGTCAGCGAGGACCTCGATGAGCTGCTGGAGCTGTCAGATCGGCTGGTCGTGATGTTCCACGGCGCGTTCGTCCATGAGGCCCGCGCCAGCGAGGCCGACCTCACCGAGATCGGCCGCCACATGGCCGGGCACTGACGCGCGCTTGCCCAGGATGAATTTTGATTGAATCAGCCGAGCCGCAGACTCGTTTCGCCTCTCCCGCTTGCGGGGGAGGCCGACGCGCGACGAGCGACGCGAAGCGTCGTCCGTAGCGCGGCGGGTGGGGGCTCTCTCTGCGATGGGATTCGCGGCAATACCCCCACCCCAGCCCTCCCCCGCAAGCGGGAGAGGGAGCGCAGTGTCCTTGCGGTCGCCAGCTCAACCTGACTTCATCTTGCTCTACCCGATCTCGAACGCCTGCGCGGCGAGATGCTTCAGATTGGCGTGCCAGTGCTCGGCGATCTGAAGCCGGGTCGGCACCCAGACCCGTTCGTGCTTCTGGATGTAGTCGAGGAAGCGCATCAGCGCGGCGGCGCGGCCGGGACGGCCGACGACGCGGCAATGCAGGCCGACCGACATCATCTTGGGTGACGTCGCGCCCTCGGCGTAGAGCACGTCGAAGCTGTCCTTCAGATAGGCGTAGAACTCATCGCCACCGCCAAAACCCTGCGGGTTGATGAAGCGCATGTCGTTGGCATCGAGCGCGTAGGGGATCACGAGATGCGGCTCGGTGCCGGCTGCCTTGATCCAGTACGGCAGATCGTCGGCATAGGAATCGCAGAGATAGCGCAGGCCGCCCGCCTGCATCAGGAGCCGCAGCGTGTTGATCGAGGAACGGCCGGTGTACCAGCCGAGCGGCCGCGCGCCGGTCGCCTCGGTATGCACGGCGATGGCGCGAGCGATCTCCGCGCGCTCCTCGTCCTCCGACATGTCCTTGTGCTCGACCCAGCGCAGGCTGTGGCTTGCGATATCCCAGCCCGCCTCCTGCATCGCCGCGACCACATCCGGATTGCGCTTCAGCGCCATCGCGACGCCGAACACCGTGGCTGGCAGCTTGCGCTCGGTGAACATCCGCCACAGCCGCCAGAAGCCGGCGCGCGAGCCATATTCGAACATGGTTTCGATATTGGCGTGACGCTGGCCGACCCAGGGCTGCGCACCCAGCACATCGGACAGGAACGCTTCCGAGGCACGATCGCCGTGCAGGATGTTGTTCTCGCCGCCCTCCTCGAAATTGACCACGAACTGCACGGCGACGCGTGCGGCGTCGGGCCATTTCGGATCGGGCGGCGTGCGGCCGTAGCCGCGGAGATCGCGCGGATAGCGGGCCTCGGTCACATCAGATTTCCTCGAAGCGGATGTTCTGCGCGCCCTTCCACAACACGGTCTTACCGAACGCGGTGAGGTTCTCCAGCCCCGAGGTCAGCGTGATGAAATGATTGCCGGCGAGCTGACCCATCTTGCTGGCGAAGTGCACGCCGCCATAGGCGAGCAGGATTTCGGTCTCGCTGATGCCGCCCGGGTAAAGGATGATCTGGCCCGGCGCCGGATAGCTGGTGTGGTTCTCGTAGGAGACGCCGAAATCGAGATCGCCGAGCGGCATCCAGACGCCCTCGCCGCTCCAGCGCACATGGATCGCCTGGCTCTCGAACGGCATCGCCTTGCGGAAGGCGGCGACCGTCTTCGGCGCGAGCTGCTCCTCGAAACGGGCGTCAAAGGTGAACTCGCCGGCGCGGACAATCAGTTTGCTCATCGAACTCTCGTGGGTGGGCTGGACGGAATGATGCCCCAACCATTGCCGCCGGCCCGCGCCGGACGCAAGGCCGATTCCGGCTCCAGATGCCGGTTTTTTGCTGCAATGGCGGCCGCGGCAACGCAGATTTGAGCAGGGTTGCATTGCACCCCGGCTCCCGCTTTGCGAACCTCTCTGCTCTCGCAAAGGAGGACGGCCGATGACGACAAACAGCCTGCACCGACATGTGGCGCTGGTGACCGGCGGATCTCGCGGCATTGGCGCGGCCATCGTCAAGATGCTGGCGGAAGCCGGCGCTGCCGTCGCCGTCAATTATCGCGAGCGCTCGGCTGAAGCGGAGACGCTGGCAAAGGGCATCACCGCCGCCGGCGGCCGCGCCGTCGCTGTCGGCGCCGACGTCTCGGAAGCCGCCGACGTCACCAGCCTGGTCGAACGCGCCAAATCCGAGCTCGGTCCGATCGACATCCTCGTCAACAATGCCGGGATCGCGATCGTCAGGGGTGTCGACGACCTCACCGAAGAGGATTTCGACCGCACCATCACGGTCAACCTCAAATCGGCGTTTCTCTGCACGCAAGCGGTGCTGCCGATGATGCGCACCCGAAAATGGGGCCGCATCGTCAACATCTCCTCCGGCGCTGCACGCGGCGGCGGCGCGATCGGGCCGCACTACAACGCATCGAAGGCGGCGATGGAGGGACTGACCCGGGGCTATGCCGCGCGCCTCGTCAAGGAGGGCATCACCGTCAACGCCGTCGCGCCGTCGCTGATCGAGACCGACATGATGAAGGGACAGAGCGGCCTCGTCAGCCGGATCCCGATCGGCCGCTTCGGCACCGCCGAGGAAGTCGCACAGGCGGTGATGCTGCTGGTCAACAATCCCTACATGACCGGGCAGACCATCGCGATGAGTGGCGGCATGGCGTTCAACTAGGTTCCGGACTGGCGTCGACACATCGGACGATCGAGTTGCGGCGCTTCGGTTCCGCGCCGTCATCAAAGCGTGGCAGGAACTGTGCTTGGCTATGACAGTTGTCCGTTTGGCGAAACCGGATTTGGAGCCTGTCGTGATCGATCCGAAAACGCTTCTCGAACGTGCCGCGCAGCTGGCTGATCAGGCCAAGGGCGAGGAAGATACCAGCATCCGCGAGCGGCTGCTGCGCATGGCCGAGCACTACCGCGATCTGGCCGCACATGAGGCCTGGGCGCATGAAAATCCGCCATCGGTGGGTGCGCTCACGGGTGCGCTCGGCAGCCGCGCGCAGTGACCTGATCCTCGATCAGCTCACGCGAATGCGATAGCCCAGCGACTGACGTGCGCCCGGCGCGATGTGCATCAGGCCCGGCTTGTCGGCGAACTCGCCATCGAACTCCGCGGGGCTGGCAAATCCGTGCCATGGCTCGATGCAGAGGAACGGCGCGCCGCCAGGCTTCGACCAGATGCCGAGTTCGCGGAAGCCGCGCCAGGACATTTCGATCGCCCGGCCTTGCGTGGCTGCTGCCGGGCCTAGTGTCGCCGTGAAGCGGACCGATGTACTCGCGACCTGATCGAAGACCATCGCGTCGTCATCGAACAGCTCCTCCGACAGCGCAACCGTTCTGCCCTTGACCGGATTGGGTTCAGGCTGCGGCCGCATCAATCCATCCTTCAGCCGCCGGATCGGCGCCGGTTCAGTCTTGCCGAAGGTCAGCGTGTAAGCCTCCTTCGGCAGCCCCGGCACCAGCGGCCAGTTGAAGGCGGGATGACCGCCGAGCGAGGCCGGTAGCATCTCGTCGCCGGTGTTGATGACGTCGAAGGCGACATCGAGATCGGTGCCATCGACCGCATAGGTGACCTCGAGCCTGAACGCGAAGGGGTAGCGCGTACGAGTCTCCGCATCGTCGGTGAGCGCGAGCTTGCATGATCGCGGCCCCCGCTCCAGCCAGGCAAAGCGGCGGTCCCGCGCAAAGCCGTGCTGCGTCATCGGATAGGTTTTGCCATGGTGGCGCAGCGTGTCGTTCCTCAACCGGCCGACGATCGGGAACAGGATTGGCGCATGGCGCGGCCATTGCGGGCCGGCCTGCCACAGCAGTTCCATCCCTTCGGCATTGCTGAGCGACGACAATTCGGCGCCTTGCGCCAGGATGGTTGCGGCGATTCCATCGCCACGCAGCGTGTGACTGTCGCTCATGCCTCGCCTCGCCGGTTGCGCCATGCCCTGACACGAGATGTTCGATGCCGGCGAAGCCGTCAACCCCAAAGCGATGGGGCCGCCCGCGCGTGGCGGCCCCTAGCCTCAAGCCTAACCGGCGATCTTGGAGAAATCGGGCTGCCGCCGCTCGGCAAAGGCGGCAAAGGCCTCGCGCGCTTCCGCGCTCATCAGTCGCTGCTGGAAGATTTCGCCCTCGCGCGCCATTTGCGCACTGATCCCAGCGGGATCGCGCATCAGCGCCTTGGTGTGCTGGAGCGAGCCGAACGGCCGCTTCGCCAGCGCGTCCGCCGCCGCGCGCGCCTTGGCGCGGAGATCCGCAAGCGGCACCACGGCATTGGCAAGGCCGATGGAGACCGCGGTCTCCGCCTCGACCGGCTCGCCGAGCGCGAACATCGCATAGGCCCGCGCATAGCCAATGCGCTGCGGCAGCAGATAGGTCGACGCCGCCTCCGGCACCAGCGCCAGATTGACGAACGGCGTGATCAGCCGCGCAGTCGGCGCGAGGTAGACGAGGTCGCAATGCAGCAGCATGGTGGTGCCGATGCCGACCGCATTGCCCTGCACCGCGGCAACCAGCGGCCGCGTCGCCTTGGCAAGGCCGGCAAGGAAGCGCGTCACGTGACGCTCGCCCTGCACGCCGCGCGACACCGCCGCGAAATCAGCGAGGTCATTGCCCGCGGTAAAGCTGTCGCCGTCGCCCTGCAACAGCACGGCGCGGATTGCAGAATCGCTTTCCGCGCGTTCGAGCGCGTCGGCCATCGCGCCATACATCGCGTTGGTGATCGCGTTCTTCTTGTCCGGACGCGCCATTGTCACGGTGAGAACGCCACCGTCCAGCGCTACGACCACTTCACTCATGTCTCACTCCTGTTGCTTGCTTCGTGTTTGACGCGTTCTCTTGACGCGAACCGGTGCCCACTTCCGCTTTGAAAACGCTCTAGCCGTCTTTGTCCTTCGGAAACTTCTCTTGCAGGCTGGTCAGCCAGCGCGCCACCACGTCGATCTCCGCTTCCGAAAATCCGTCCATCAGGCGGTTGTTGATCACCCTGGTCCGCGCCGCGGCGCGCCTGCCGAGCTCCTGCCCCGCCGCGGTCAGATGGAGCCGCTGGCTGCGCCCGTCCTCACCGTCGCGCCGGCGCTTCACGAGGCCCGCACGCTCCATCCGGTCGGCGAGCCCGGACATTGCCGACGGCACGATGTCGACCGCCTGCGAGACGTCGCCGATCAGCGCGCCGTCATTGCGCCCGAGGAAGAACAGCACGCCGGCCTGCGCCGACGTCAGGTCGTGCGCGGCCGTCTCCTGCTCGATGGCGCGCTGCAGCCGCCGATAGGCCACGGTCAGAAGAAAGATCAGCCGGTGTTCCGCTCTCATGCCGCCGTTATATATTTCGCACGCGAAATATCAAGATATTTCGCGCACGAAATATCTTCCGATTTGATGCTCCCCGACGAGCCTTGCCA
Protein-coding sequences here:
- a CDS encoding MarR family transcriptional regulator — protein: MRAEHRLIFLLTVAYRRLQRAIEQETAAHDLTSAQAGVLFFLGRNDGALIGDVSQAVDIVPSAMSGLADRMERAGLVKRRRDGEDGRSQRLHLTAAGQELGRRAAARTRVINNRLMDGFSEAEIDVVARWLTSLQEKFPKDKDG
- a CDS encoding enoyl-CoA hydratase-related protein; this translates as MSEVVVALDGGVLTVTMARPDKKNAITNAMYGAMADALERAESDSAIRAVLLQGDGDSFTAGNDLADFAAVSRGVQGERHVTRFLAGLAKATRPLVAAVQGNAVGIGTTMLLHCDLVYLAPTARLITPFVNLALVPEAASTYLLPQRIGYARAYAMFALGEPVEAETAVSIGLANAVVPLADLRAKARAAADALAKRPFGSLQHTKALMRDPAGISAQMAREGEIFQQRLMSAEAREAFAAFAERRQPDFSKIAG
- a CDS encoding aldose 1-epimerase family protein, whose protein sequence is MSDSHTLRGDGIAATILAQGAELSSLSNAEGMELLWQAGPQWPRHAPILFPIVGRLRNDTLRHHGKTYPMTQHGFARDRRFAWLERGPRSCKLALTDDAETRTRYPFAFRLEVTYAVDGTDLDVAFDVINTGDEMLPASLGGHPAFNWPLVPGLPKEAYTLTFGKTEPAPIRRLKDGLMRPQPEPNPVKGRTVALSEELFDDDAMVFDQVASTSVRFTATLGPAAATQGRAIEMSWRGFRELGIWSKPGGAPFLCIEPWHGFASPAEFDGEFADKPGLMHIAPGARQSLGYRIRVS